The Morococcus cerebrosus sequence AAAACCATCCTGCAAGAGCCGATTACGGTTATCAACCACATCAGCCACGGACCGTTTGCCGGCGACATAGGCACTCAGGCGCACATCGAAACCGAGTTCAAATATCACCCTGAAACCGAAAAAGCATTGTCGCGCTTCTTCGGCAAACAAACGCCGGTAACGATGAGCAACACCATCTATTTCAGCGGCAGCGGCAAGCTGGATTTGAGTATCCCTGCTTTCGATTACGAAGAGCTTTCCGGCATCAAGCTGAACTGGAAAGGTCTGAGCGGGCATACCGACTATAAAAAAGATTTCCAAAGTTACAGCCATGACTATCTGGCTCCCTCCCTTCAAGTCAAGCTGGCGGACAAGGGCGACATTTCTCTGGAAAACCTACATTTCCAATCTGAAACCACAAGCGGCCTCAACAAACTGTCTTTAGGCAAAAGCAGCACTACGCTGGATAAATTCCTGCTCCAGTGGAAAGACAACATCGATTACAACATCAAGCTGAATGAATTGGTGAACTTAGTTACCAATCTACAAATCGGCGCGTTTATCAATCCGACAGGCAGCATCCCTCCGTCAAAAATCGAAGTCAGCAAACTGAAATTTGAAACCGATACTCACGAAGCGGACAAATTCATCAACAGCGAAGGCCGCTTCCAATTTCAAGATCTGACTTACGGCGATGAAAAATACGGCCCACTGGACATCAATATTGCCGCCGAACACTTGGATGCATCCGGCCTTCTTGCGCTGAAAAATAAATTTGCCGAAATCGCAGATAAAAAAATGAGCGAAGAAGAAATCCAAAACGCCTTGATACAGACCGCCAAGAACGAGGCTTCAAGCCTGTTTACCAATAATCCTATCTTGAATGTTAAGACCTTCAAATTCACGATGCCTCAAGGCGATGTCGATGTCAGCGGCAAACTGCTGTTTAAAGGTTTGGTAGTAAAAGATTTGAACAGCCTCAGCGATATGCTGAAAAAAACCGAAGCCGGATTTGACATGGCGGTTCCGCAAAAACTGCTCGAACAACTGGCAATCAGTCAGGCACGCAGCATTTTCAGCGTTAATCCCGAGGACGAAGCAAATGGGCAGGCAGGTATCGAAGACGTTACCGAGACCCTGCGGCTGATGGTGGAAAGCACCATCCGAAGCATGGCGGACGAAAAATATCTGACGCTGGAAAACGGTACGGTCAAAACCAAGATGACTTTGCAAAACGGTGAACTAAAGCTCAACGGTAAAGTCCTTCAAAGCGATTCCGAACCGGATTTTGATGAGACGGATATGGTTTCCGAACCATCCCATCCATAAACCGAAAGGTCGTCTGAAAATTCAGACGACCTTTTTTCTTAGCGGGTTTAATTTATAGCAAATATATAGTGGATTAACTTTATAGTCAATCAAAATCAAAATAGGACAGTAACGCATCGTCAAATCGGGCGTAATCAGACAATACGGTTCGCAGATACCGCTTAATATTCGCCCACACCTTCTCAATCGGGTTGAGCTCAGGTGAATAAGGTGCAAGAGGCAATACCTTATGTCCCCATTTTCCCGCCATTTCCCGTAAAACACCCATACGGTGAAATCGCGCATTATCTAAAATAATCACCGATTTTTGAGTCAATGCAGGCAGTAGGCATTGCTGAAACCACGCTTCAAAAAAGACTCCGGTCATCGTATTTTGATAAACCATCGGAGCAATCAGCCGGTTGCCGACTTGTGCGGACACCAGAGATAAGCGTCGGTATCTTTTTCCACTTATCTGCGCTTTCACTATTTGCCCTTTCGGGCTGCGGGCATAGGGACGGAACAGGTAGCGGTCAAATCCTGTTTCATCCAAATAAACACGTTGGTAGCCGGAAAATTCGGCCAGCTGTGTCAAATAATGCGTTACTTTGGCCGGATCTTGTTCTTTGTAAGTGGTGGTCTTTTTTTGCGCGTCATCCCCATCTGTTTGAGTGCATAGCAAACGGCGGCTGGCGTACAATCAAAATGTTTGGCGATTTCATGCAGATAGGCATCCTGGTGCTGCTCAACATATTGAGCCAGTTTTTGCCTATCCAATTTTACGGCATTTAGACCGGTAACTTGATGTTTTAGGCTGCCTGTTTGTTTTTTAAG is a genomic window containing:
- a CDS encoding YdgA family protein translates to MKKYLIPVAAVAVAAVLGTPYYLGIKAEESLTAQQKLLQDSGFLTVESHQYERGWFSATETTVIRLKPTLLQNTQKYLPDNLKTILQEPITVINHISHGPFAGDIGTQAHIETEFKYHPETEKALSRFFGKQTPVTMSNTIYFSGSGKLDLSIPAFDYEELSGIKLNWKGLSGHTDYKKDFQSYSHDYLAPSLQVKLADKGDISLENLHFQSETTSGLNKLSLGKSSTTLDKFLLQWKDNIDYNIKLNELVNLVTNLQIGAFINPTGSIPPSKIEVSKLKFETDTHEADKFINSEGRFQFQDLTYGDEKYGPLDINIAAEHLDASGLLALKNKFAEIADKKMSEEEIQNALIQTAKNEASSLFTNNPILNVKTFKFTMPQGDVDVSGKLLFKGLVVKDLNSLSDMLKKTEAGFDMAVPQKLLEQLAISQARSIFSVNPEDEANGQAGIEDVTETLRLMVESTIRSMADEKYLTLENGTVKTKMTLQNGELKLNGKVLQSDSEPDFDETDMVSEPSHP
- a CDS encoding IS630 family transposase (programmed frameshift) → MAYSADFRNKALNYYEQCKNISQTAATFNLSRNTLYLWIRLKKQTGSLKHQVTGLNAVKLDRQKLAQYVEQHQDAYLHEIAKHFDCTPAAVCYALKQMGMTRKKRPTTYKEQDPAKVTHYLTQLAEFSGYQRVYLDETGFDRYLFRPYARSPKGQIVKAQISGKRYRRLSLVSAQVGNRLIAPMVYQNTMTGVFFEAWFQQCLLPALTQKSVIILDNARFHRMGVLREMAGKWGHKVLPLAPYSPELNPIEKVWANIKRYLRTVLSDYARFDDALLSYFDFD